In Planococcus versutus, the DNA window ACCAATTTTCTTGCGATTTTTCGCCGTTGCTTCAGTTCGTTCATCTGAATAACGATCACGTCTCCCGTTCCAAACTGCACCAATGGCTTCTAGAAGTTGCGTATCGGTCCAATCATTTCGAAGAAGTTCTCGAACATCAAATCCTTCTGTAGCAAAAAGACAAGTATAGAATTTTCCGTCTGAAGATAGCCTGGATCTTGTACATGATGAACAAAATGATTCTGAAACAGAAGTGATAAAGCCTACTTGAGCATCGCTATCTTGGTAACGATAGCGTTTTGCTACTTCTCCAAAATAATCCTTGTCAACCGGTGTTAATGTGTAAACAGTTTTTAATTTTTCCAGTATTTCTTTTTTAGTCACAACTTTTTTAAAACTCCAATTATTATCGTTACCTACATCCATAAATTCAATAAACCGTAGCGTAATATCTCGTTCTTTAAAGTAAGCAGCCATTGGAAGAATTTCAACGTCGTTAACATGTTTTTGTACAACCATATTCACTTTAATACTAAAGCCAAGTGCTTTTGCGTAGTCAATTTGTTCTAAGATATGTTCTGAACTGACTCCTCTTCCATTTAACTTGCCGAACAATTCAGGGTCGAGTGCATCTAAACTAATATTCAACCTTCTTAATCCTGCGTCGTACAAGGCTTGACCGTGTTTTTTAAGAAGAACTCCGTTCGTAGTCAATCCGACGTCTTCTACGCCTTTGACTGAAAAAATTAGT includes these proteins:
- the moaA gene encoding GTP 3',8-cyclase MoaA, whose product is MIKQALTDQLGRPMRDLRISVTDRCNFRCSYCMPKEVFGDDYAFLPKQELLTFEEIHRLTELFVSMGVKKIRLTGGEPLLRKGLPELIKLIFSVKGVEDVGLTTNGVLLKKHGQALYDAGLRRLNISLDALDPELFGKLNGRGVSSEHILEQIDYAKALGFSIKVNMVVQKHVNDVEILPMAAYFKERDITLRFIEFMDVGNDNNWSFKKVVTKKEILEKLKTVYTLTPVDKDYFGEVAKRYRYQDSDAQVGFITSVSESFCSSCTRSRLSSDGKFYTCLFATEGFDVRELLRNDWTDTQLLEAIGAVWNGRRDRYSDERTEATAKNRKKIGMSYIGG